From the genome of Nitratireductor thuwali, one region includes:
- a CDS encoding LysR family transcriptional regulator — protein sequence MDQIWRLKHFLAVAEVGSVQGAARTLNISQPALSKSLRLLEEHLRTTLFDRSARGVVLTPMGEAFYRRAREIQSEWDRSLIELGATRDGAQGELRIGVGPTYAVVFMRRVLARLARDYPNLRVSVRMGVGALLIPALQAGEISLYAGGLGTFDDHPGEGLDELFLYDQSNCIVASKDSALSARDKVEARDLAAHPWVMLSYDSIAMEQIGRLFRSAGMTPPQSTVSTQSLNLALELVRHDGFLTSLPHPLVHPDINPELCPLNVNGYEWTIASGVTYRSSMRSLAPVKTMLAMLKEDIARLGLT from the coding sequence ATGGATCAGATCTGGCGCCTCAAACACTTCCTCGCTGTTGCCGAGGTTGGCAGTGTTCAGGGTGCCGCCCGCACTCTCAACATCAGCCAGCCGGCCCTGTCGAAGTCGCTTCGGCTGCTCGAAGAGCATCTGAGGACTACGCTATTCGATCGCTCGGCACGGGGCGTCGTGCTCACGCCGATGGGAGAGGCGTTCTATCGGCGGGCGCGGGAAATCCAGTCGGAATGGGACAGGTCTCTGATTGAACTCGGTGCCACACGCGACGGAGCTCAAGGCGAACTGCGAATCGGAGTTGGCCCCACCTATGCCGTCGTCTTCATGCGGCGGGTGCTGGCCCGGCTCGCGCGCGACTATCCCAACCTGCGCGTCTCGGTGCGAATGGGAGTGGGTGCTCTGCTCATTCCCGCGCTGCAGGCGGGTGAGATCAGCCTTTATGCCGGAGGATTGGGTACTTTCGATGATCATCCTGGAGAAGGTCTGGACGAGCTGTTTCTCTACGATCAGTCGAACTGCATTGTGGCGTCGAAGGACAGTGCCTTGAGCGCGCGGGACAAGGTCGAAGCCAGGGACTTGGCCGCGCATCCCTGGGTGATGCTGAGCTACGACAGCATAGCCATGGAGCAGATCGGCCGGCTGTTCCGGTCGGCCGGCATGACGCCGCCGCAATCGACCGTCTCCACCCAGTCACTGAACCTTGCGCTTGAACTCGTCCGCCACGACGGCTTTTTAACCAGCCTTCCGCACCCGCTGGTGCATCCAGACATCAATCCGGAGCTATGTCCGCTCAACGTCAACGGTTACGAATGGACGATAGCAAGCGGCGTGACCTATCGCAGCTCGATGCGTTCGCTCGCCCCCGTTAAGACGATGCTCGCGATGCTGAAGGAGGACATCGCGCGGCTCGGCTTAACGTAG